Below is a window of Longimicrobium terrae DNA.
GCGCTCTCGCACGGCGTGGGCTTCTGGAAGCGGACGAGGTTCGGGCCGAGTTCGACCTGGAAAGCTTCGTGCGCCCCGCGTGGATGTCGCGTGAAGCGTTCAGGCGTTTCAAGGTTGCCCGCGCCGAACTTCTCAGCGGCGGAGGACGCGAGATGACCGTGGATGAACTCAGGTCCGAGTTCGGGCTTGAGCGGGGCTGACGCGGTATCCAGCGACCATTCGCATCGCCCGCAGTCTCGCCGCGCACTCCTCAGCTCTCAGTTCCTGGATGACCTCGTATTCTGGATTCAGACGAGTCCCCGGACCGCGATCCGCCTGATTCGGATTGTGGAAGAAGTGCTGCGAGATCCAGCAATGGGAATCGGCAAGCCTGAGCGGCTGAAAGGCATGGGTGGCACGTGGTCACGTCGGCTCACGCAGGAGCATCGCGTGCTCTACCGCGTCGGTGACGAGCACGTGATGTTCGATCAGGCCAGATCGCACTATGGCGACCGGTGATGGAAGAGCGGCAATCGCGGCTTGGTCGAATGCAGAACGCCCCCGGCAAGAGGGCCGGGGGCGTTCGCACGTTCATCGCCGCTGGGCGAAAGCGACTACATGGCCGCGGTGGCAGACTGGGCCGGGATGGCGCCGCAGACGACCGGGCTGCCCGGCTCGGTGCCGGACTTCTCGTGGTAGGCCACGATGTGCTTGCCGTTCATCACCGTCGCCAGGGGGACGGGGATGGTGGTGCTGGACGTGCCCGTTCCGTTCGCCAGCGTCACGTCCTGCAGCGGCACAACCACCTTGCCCGGCGCGTCGCAGGTGCCCTCGTGGATGTGGCCGGAGTGCGTGGTGGTTCCCGGCGCGGTCAGCGTAACGGCGACCATGGACTCGTTGGCGCCGTGATCCATCACCTGCACCTGCCCGGTGACGCCCGATGCGCCGACCGCGTTCATCGCGACCATGCCGGCGGCCGGCGCGGCCGCGCCGCTGTCCATGGCGGGTGCCGGCGCGGGGTTCATTTCCGGCGCGGGTGCCGCCGAAACGGTGGCCGTGCTGTCCGCGGCTCCGCCTTCCGCCGCGTCACCGCCGCCGCATGCGGCAAACGCGAGGGGAAGCGCCGAAACCATCCAGAAGCGTGCGTTCATCGTGGAACTCCAGGCCTGTGTGAGTTGCCCTGCTCGAATACTGCAGGCGCAGAGTACGGCCGTGAAGAGCCATGGTCAAGGTTTGTATAAACTTCTGCCATCCACCGGAACCGTCGCTCCGGTCACTGCACCCGATTCGGAAGACGCCAGAAACAGGATCACGCGGGCGATTTCCTCTGGCGCCGTCCACGATGCGGTGTCCGCGCCGGGCATGGCGGCGCGGTTGGCGGGCGTGTCGATGGTGCCGGGGAGCACGGCGTTCACGCGCAGCCGGCCGCGGTTTTCTTCCGCGACGGCCTCGGTCAGCGTCAGCAGGGCGGCTTTGGAGATAGCGTACGCCGCGTGTCCTCGCCGGCCCGTGAGCGCCGCGCGGGAGGAAACGAAGACCATGGCGCCGCCCGGGCGGATGCGCGGGACGGCGGCGCGGACGAGCAGAAAGGCGCCGCGCAGGTTGATGTCCATCATCCGGTCCCAATCGGCGATGGACGTTTCGTGCAGCGGCGGGCCGCCCGCGTAGCCGCCCACCGTATGCACCACGGCGTCCAATCCGCCCGCCCACTCGGTCGTGCGCTGGACGGAGAGGGTCGCGCCCTCCTCCGTCGTGAGGTCGGCGGCGAACGAAGTCAGCCGGTCCCCGTGTTCCGAGGCGAGCGCAGCCAGCGCATCGTCCCCGCTGCGGTGCGTGGGGACGGCGACGCGCCATCCCGCATCCAGAAACGCCGCGATCACCGCGCGCCCCAGCCCGCCCGTGCCGCCGGTGACCAGGGCAACGCGGTCACTCATCCTCGTCCGACAGTTCGGGCTCCGGAACCGGAAGCTGGCGCTTGGCGGCGACCACTCGGCCTGCGAGCCGCTCCGCCAGTTCCGGCGTAAGGTCGCCGGCGTGAAAGCGCCACGCCCAGTTGCCGTCCGCCACGCCCGGCGTGTTCATCCGCGCCTGGCCGCCGAGCCCGAGCACGTCCTGCAGCGGCATGATGGCCCACCCCGCGCGGGAGCGCAGGACGGTGTCGATCATCGTCCAGTTCATCTCCCGGTCGCTGGTCGCGGCCAGCCCGTCCGCGGCGGCGCGCTCTTCCCGCCCCGCGTCGGCGTACCAGCCGAGCGAGGTGTCGTTGTCGTGCGTGCCGGTGTACGCGACCGAGTTGGCGATGTAGTTGGCCGGCAGGTGCGGATTCGTCGGATCATCCCCGCCGAAGGCGAACTGCAGCACGCGCATCCCGGGCAGGCCCAGGTTGTCGCGCAGCTTTTCCACCTCTTCCGTGATGATGCCCAGGTCTTCCGCGATCAGCGGCAGCGAGCCGAACGCACCGCGCAGCGCCTCGAAGAACGCGCGCCCCGGGCCCGGCCGCCAGTCGCCGTTGACCGCCGTCTTCTCCTTGGCCGGCACCGCCCAGTAGCTCTCGAAGCCGCGGAAGTGGTCGATGCGCACCACGTCCACCATCTCCATGGTCCGCCGGAAGCGCGCAATCCACCACGCGAACCCGTCCCGCATCATCAGGTCCCAGCGGTACAGCGGGTTGCCCCAGCGCTGGCCCGTCTTGCTGAAGTAGTCCGGCGGCACGCCGCTGACGGCCAGCGGCAGCCCGGCGTCGTTCAGCTCGAACAGCTCCTGGTTTGCCCACACGTCCGCGCTGTCCTGCGCCACGAAGATGGGCACGTCGCCCACGACCTTGATGCCGAGGCCGTTGGCGTACGCGCGCACCGCGGACCACTGCAGGTCGAACAGGTACTGCGCGTACGCGTGCCGCTCGATGGCGTCTGCGTGCTCCGTCCGCGCGGCG
It encodes the following:
- a CDS encoding SDR family NAD(P)-dependent oxidoreductase, which gives rise to MSDRVALVTGGTGGLGRAVIAAFLDAGWRVAVPTHRSGDDALAALASEHGDRLTSFAADLTTEEGATLSVQRTTEWAGGLDAVVHTVGGYAGGPPLHETSIADWDRMMDINLRGAFLLVRAAVPRIRPGGAMVFVSSRAALTGRRGHAAYAISKAALLTLTEAVAEENRGRLRVNAVLPGTIDTPANRAAMPGADTASWTAPEEIARVILFLASSESGAVTGATVPVDGRSLYKP
- a CDS encoding Txe/YoeB family addiction module toxin, with product MNSGPSSGLSGADAVSSDHSHRPQSRRALLSSQFLDDLVFWIQTSPRTAIRLIRIVEEVLRDPAMGIGKPERLKGMGGTWSRRLTQEHRVLYRVGDEHVMFDQARSHYGDR
- the malQ gene encoding 4-alpha-glucanotransferase: MAGSAAGADKTSMEQSATIGGRASGVLLHPTSLPGPGIGDLGEQAFRFVDWLARAGQSLWQVLPLVAVNEGGSPYNALSAFAGNPMLLSAPELALHGLLTDEAAAPPADMGDGDVDFPAIARWKDDVVRAAYQVYREDADDELREDFAGWRHEHRAWLDDWALFMALREVHGGREWTAWPDPLRTRDVEALAAARTEHADAIERHAYAQYLFDLQWSAVRAYANGLGIKVVGDVPIFVAQDSADVWANQELFELNDAGLPLAVSGVPPDYFSKTGQRWGNPLYRWDLMMRDGFAWWIARFRRTMEMVDVVRIDHFRGFESYWAVPAKEKTAVNGDWRPGPGRAFFEALRGAFGSLPLIAEDLGIITEEVEKLRDNLGLPGMRVLQFAFGGDDPTNPHLPANYIANSVAYTGTHDNDTSLGWYADAGREERAAADGLAATSDREMNWTMIDTVLRSRAGWAIMPLQDVLGLGGQARMNTPGVADGNWAWRFHAGDLTPELAERLAGRVVAAKRQLPVPEPELSDEDE